In Candidatus Methylomirabilota bacterium, the genomic window GTATCCTCCGCGATGGTCGCGCTCCAGCCCCGTCCGTTCTCGCCGCCCTGCAGAATCAGCGCCCCGTCGATGTTCGACGCCGCCTTCACCGTGGCCATGCGGTTCCCAGCCTTCACCGTCTTCGCGCCGACGTCGATGCGGAGAAAGGTGATGCTGTGATCGTTGTCGTCGTTGAGATGCCGCTCGCACTTGCCCGAGTCGTCGCACTCCATCACGTTCGCGACCGCGCAGAGAAGCGGCTTGGAGCCGTCATACGGGCCCGCCGCCCCCGCGTGGCCGATCAGCGCGGGCGTGCAGGCGATCAGAAGGAGGGCGCAGAGAACGAGGGGCATGCGTCGATAGGCGCTCATACGTTGCTCTCCTCGGTGTGAGTCGTTTACTGAACCGTGTAACCGCGGCCGGCCATGCAGGAGCCCAGCGCGCGCTGGTAGTTCTGCTGCTGGGCGCCGACCTGCTCAGAGTAAGCGGCCTGCTGGGCCTGCGACTGACGGATCTGGTCGTTCCGCCGCATGGTCCCGAACACCGCGCCGGTGGCCGCGCCGATCGCCGCCCCCTTGCCCGCGTTGCCTCCGATGGCGCCCCCGATGGCGCCGACCGCGGCGCCTCGAGCCGCGCCCCGCCCCGGACCCGTGGTCGGCGCCGGCGCCGGCGGCGGGGCCGACGCGGCCGCCGTGGACGGGTCGAAGCCGGTCTGCTGCACCGCCCACACGTGGCA contains:
- a CDS encoding glycine zipper family protein produces the protein MPSRHRARRLPVAIVLAAGLIASTASAQPYFYPQKGQSQQQQQQDRADCHVWAVQQTGFDPSTAAASAPPPAPAPTTGPGRGAARGAAVGAIGGAIGGNAGKGAAIGAATGAVFGTMRRNDQIRQSQAQQAAYSEQVGAQQQNYQRALGSCMAGRGYTVQ